GCGACCAGCTGCGCGCCCTGCGCACCGGCACGGTGTCCATGATCTTCCAGGACCCGCGCGCCGCCCTCAACCCGCTGCGCCGCATCGGCGACTTCCTCACCGAGAGCGTGACCCTCACCGGGAGCATGAGCCGGACGGACGCCACCGCGCGCGCCACCGAACTCCTTCAGGCGGTGGGTCTCGACGACTCCGCCCTGCGCAAGTACCCCGGCCAGGTCTCCGGTGGCATGCTCCAGCGCGTCATGATCGCGGCCGCGCTGATGGGGGACCCCGCCCTCGTACTGGCCGACGAACCGACCACCGCGCTCGACGTCACCACCCAGGCCGAGGTCATCGCCCTCCTGGCGCAGCTCCGCCAACGCTTCGGCACCGGCCTGCTCTTCGTCACCCACGACCTGGAACTCGCCTCCGCCATCAGCGACCGCGTCTACGTCATGTACGCCGGACGGATCGCGGAAAGCGGCCCCGCCGAAGCCCTCTTCGCCGGGCCCCGGCATCCCTACACCTCGGCACTGCTCGCCTCCACCCCCCGGCTGGACGCCCCGCTGGGCAGGCTCGCCGCC
Above is a genomic segment from Streptomyces sp. NBC_00094 containing:
- a CDS encoding ABC transporter ATP-binding protein, with translation MRTLPPPTPTLDIQGLRITLPGSARPVLDGVDLHVSAGETVALVGESGSGKTLTSRSALGLLPPGAEVEGAVRVNGQDVLTMNGDQLRALRTGTVSMIFQDPRAALNPLRRIGDFLTESVTLTGSMSRTDATARATELLQAVGLDDSALRKYPGQVSGGMLQRVMIAAALMGDPALVLADEPTTALDVTTQAEVIALLAQLRQRFGTGLLFVTHDLELASAISDRVYVMYAGRIAESGPAEALFAGPRHPYTSALLASTPRLDAPLGRLAAIDGQPPDLRQELAGCPFAARCHLATEICDHQAPAPLPVPGRPNHSAACHHSDRLEGSSVDA